The Amycolatopsis japonica nucleotide sequence TCTCGATCAACTCCAGCTGTTTCGCCGGGTCGCCCATCTCGAACGACCGCAGCAAGGCCTTCCCCATGGCCTTCGCCCGGGGATCCGCGCTGTTCAGCTCGATCTTCCCCCAGGCCTTGTCCGTCTTGAGTTCGGCCTGTTCCGACGGGGGCAGCTTGAGGTACAGCGTCTGGTCGACCAGACGCAGGACGCCTGCTTCGCCCGCGATGGTCATGTTCGCCTCGATCTTCGAGGCCGGACCGTCGTAGTACGCCAGCAGAGTGCCCGTGACCTTGGCGTCTTTGGTGATGGCGTCGATGGTCGTCTTGGACGACTTCGTCTTCCGCGTCCCCTGCTTCGCGGCCTCGACGAGGCCGAACGCGTCGGTGAACGGGTTGGCCAGCGCGAGCTCGCCGCCCTTGTTCTCGGCCGTCGCGCCAGGGCGGGTGCCGCAGCCCGTGACCACGAGGGTCAGGGCCGCGGCCACCGCGATCAGCCTGTGGGTGGCGCGCATCTACCGGCCGCCGGCCTTCTTCATGATCTCGGCCAGGTCGCCGACCTGGTCGGCGGGCGGGGCGGTGACCTCCACCGGGGTGCCCCAGTCGGAGTACTTGACCGTGGTCTTGGCGACGCCGTCACCGGCGACGCCCATGGCCTTCATGAACGCCGTCTGGTCCGACACGACCTGCACCGGCAGCTGGTCGGCGTTGAGCCACAGCTCGGTCGGGATGGTGACGTTCTTGCCCTTCAGCTTCGCGTCGAGCTGCTTTTGGACCTCCGCCGGGAACGGCACGCCCACTTCGCCCGCGATGAGGGCGATGGCCTTCTCGACCTCGATTTCGACGACGTAGTGGTTGGTGAGCTCACCGTTCAGCTCGACCTGGTCCGACTTCGTGATCTTGCCGGCCTTCGAGACCTGCTCGAGGGTGCGCGACGGGTCACTGTCCTTGATGGCCTTCGACATCACCTTGCCGAGCATCTGCGAGATGGGGTCCTGGCCGTCGGCGGAGATCTTCACGTACGACTTGTCCGTCTGCATCTCGGCCTTGTCGGACGCGTCGAGCTTGAAGTACAGCGCGCTGTCGACGAAGAGGATCTCCAGCTTCTTGCCGTCGCTGTCCATGGACATCGAGAACTTGGTGTTCTCTCCGTCGTACATGCCCTGTCCGGTCGCCGTCTGCTTCTGGCTGCCGGCGACGCTCTCCATCGTCACCTTGGACGACTTGGCCTTCTTGGTGCTCTCGCGGGTCAGCGCCGCGAGCTGGATCGGGTCGCCGAGCGGCGACGAAAGCAGGCTCTTCCCCTCGGAAGGAGCAGGAGCGGGAGCAGCCGCGCCGGGCTGCGTCTCGCCACCGCAAGCGGACAGCGCCAGGACGGCGGCCGTGGTGATGGCGGCGAGCATGGTTACGCGCTTCAAGTGGGACCCCTCAGAAAGTTGATCTAATCCGAACGGGGTATCGCGCAAGATCGGATTTAGTTACCGATCGTCGTCATGCCCGGCTCGGGAACCCAGAAGGCGGCGCAAAGACTCCAGTCGTTCGTGACTGGCGTCACCATCCGTGACCACGTCGTCGAGCGCGCAGTCCGGGTCCGAAGGCGGTCCGAGATGACCGCAGCCGGACGGACATTCTTCGGCGGCCGCGGCGAATTCCTCGAACGCGAGCACGATGTCGTCGGCGGTCACATGCGCCAGCCCGAACGAGCGGACGCCGGGGGTGTCGACCACCCAGCCGCCGCCGGGCAGGGGGAGCGCGACGGCCGCGACGGACGTGTGCCTGCCCTTGCCGACCGCGCTGACCACGCCGGTCGCCAGACCGGCGTCGGGAACCAGGCGATTGACCAAAGTGGACTTCCCGACCCCGGAATGCCCGACCAGCGCGGTGAGCCTGCCCTTGAGCCGCCCGGTCAGTTCTTCCGGATGCTCGTCGTGCCGGGTGACCACGGCCGGGATGTCGAGGCCCGCGTAGCCGGCGAGGAGTTCGTCCGGGCTCGCGAGGTCGGCCTTCGTCAGGCAGAGGACCGGTTCGAGACCGCCCGCGTAACAGGCGACGAGACACCGGTCGATGAATCCGGTGCGCGGCGGGGGATCGGCCAGCGCGGTCACGATCAGCAGCTGCTCGGCGTTGGCGACCACCACCCGTTCGAAGGGGTCGGTGTCGTCCGCGGTCCGGCGCAGCACACTGGAGCGCTCGTCCACCCGGATGATGCGGGCGAGGGTGTCCGGTTTCCCGCTCACGTCGCCGACGATGCCGACGGTGTCGCCGACGACGACCGGGACCCGGCCCAGCTCACGGGCCCGCATCGCGGTGACGACGCGGTCGGGATCGGAGTCGATCGCGCAGGTCCAGCGGCCGCGGTCCTTGCCGATGACCATCGCCGTGGAGGCGTCCGCGTGCTCGGGACGGCGTTTGCTGCGCGGCCTGGTGCCCTTGCCGGGACGGATCCGCACGTCGGATTCGTCCAGCCTGCGCCAGTCCTTGCCCGCCAAACCGCCTCCTGCTCTTCGAACACCGCGGAACAATGATCCCATGCTGCTCGCCATCGTCTGGCCGGCGTGTAACGATGGCTGTCGATTAGGGAGGTTTTCGCATGTGCGGGCGTTATGCCGCCACCAAGGACCCGGCGGCGCTGATCGACGAGTTCGCCGCGGTGGACCTGACCGAAGGCCGGATCCGGACCGATCACAACGTGGCGCCGACCAAGGACGTGCCCACCGTCGTGCAACGGCATCCGCGTGACGCCGACGGCGCGGTGCTCGAAGACGAACCCGCCGTCCGGTCGCTGCGGATGATGCGCTGGGGCCTGG carries:
- the rsgA gene encoding ribosome small subunit-dependent GTPase A; translation: MAGKDWRRLDESDVRIRPGKGTRPRSKRRPEHADASTAMVIGKDRGRWTCAIDSDPDRVVTAMRARELGRVPVVVGDTVGIVGDVSGKPDTLARIIRVDERSSVLRRTADDTDPFERVVVANAEQLLIVTALADPPPRTGFIDRCLVACYAGGLEPVLCLTKADLASPDELLAGYAGLDIPAVVTRHDEHPEELTGRLKGRLTALVGHSGVGKSTLVNRLVPDAGLATGVVSAVGKGRHTSVAAVALPLPGGGWVVDTPGVRSFGLAHVTADDIVLAFEEFAAAAEECPSGCGHLGPPSDPDCALDDVVTDGDASHERLESLRRLLGSRAGHDDDR
- a CDS encoding type 2 periplasmic-binding domain-containing protein; protein product: MKRVTMLAAITTAAVLALSACGGETQPGAAAPAPAPSEGKSLLSSPLGDPIQLAALTRESTKKAKSSKVTMESVAGSQKQTATGQGMYDGENTKFSMSMDSDGKKLEILFVDSALYFKLDASDKAEMQTDKSYVKISADGQDPISQMLGKVMSKAIKDSDPSRTLEQVSKAGKITKSDQVELNGELTNHYVVEIEVEKAIALIAGEVGVPFPAEVQKQLDAKLKGKNVTIPTELWLNADQLPVQVVSDQTAFMKAMGVAGDGVAKTTVKYSDWGTPVEVTAPPADQVGDLAEIMKKAGGR